The window TAAAGCTGAGCTGTATTCATTTACCTTCTTGAAGTCTTGAAACCTTAGTGTTCTCCATTCATCTCTAGCATTTGGAAGTATAAGTTTCTTTTGATGATCAAATCTTTCTTTCAAAAGATTCCAGATAATAATTGGATCAGTAACATCAAGATATTCAAATCTCAACATTTCATCAATATGTTTACAAAGGAAAACTTGTGTTTCACCTTGTCTTGTGACAAACAATTATTAAATTCATATATAGCATTTGAGATTTCCATGGATTCAAGATGCATTTTTACATCTATCATCCATAACACATAGTTTTTCCCACTAACTTCAAGTGTTGCAAACTCGAGCTTTGCAATGTTGGACATATTGTAACtataaattttaaacaaaataaaaaattaaaattaaaatccatttaagaaatattacacaaaaaagaAGTGGTAAAGCTAACATTGCATACAAGCTTAAAAGTAGATGAAATTCTATATTATTTTCGATGTTAAGGATTTGGATGAAAAGTAACATGACTATTATAGTCATGATTATCACAAAATGATGAATCATCTTGAAGGTTAATTTCTTGAAATTGATTTGTTTGATAGAAGAGAGAAATATTTGTTGTGGGTAAAATAAGCAGGGTAAAGATGTTTATTTATAGTAAAAAATATAATCGTTcttttttatgtttataattgttttatatatatatatatatatatatatatatatatatatatatatatatatatatatatatatccattgtgtatatgtatatgtattttataaatcaTTTAATAAGACTTATAGCTAATACATAACTTTACTTGGTATAATTTTACTAATTAGAAACACAATAAatattagtaaatgtttaaataaattatgaagagtatttaaaatataaataaacaatGATATGTATAGATAAACGTtagtatatataaataaaagttagttgtataatttaaatattagtaTGCATAAATAAAAATTAGTTGCGTAATGTAAATATTAGTACGCATAAAAATTAgaatgcataaaaaaaatttaGGATATGAAATAAAAATCATTAGTAGTCCATAATGAATAAGTTTTAATAATTTGTTAGTATTTTTTTAATATGATGGTGGTTTTTATAAGTAATAATATTTTACTAAGTAATACAATTAAGATAAATGTGATTTCCACTTGTTTAATAATCTGGATTAAAGCTTTTCGGCCTGATGATGTGGtataaattatttaatataatttaAACAAGATTAACAATACTAAACTCAAGTTTTAAGAAATAAGAAGAAAAAGATTTGGAGAAAATTTGATCCCTTGTAAAATGTATTTAAATTGGTGTGTCCCATTCTTTATAATAGATGATATTTAGAGTGCAAATCTTATTTTTCACATATGTATCTAACTAACTATAGGTATTGACACGTAACTAGCTATAGATATTAACTTTTACAAATGTACCAATTAGGCTAGGGGGTTTGGGTTTATACTCGGCAGTAGAGGCTACCTCCTTTGCTTTTGTTGCCTCAAGGGCCCAATCTTGGGTATTGCAAGACCATATCTTACGGGATATCGGTATACATGATATGGATTCTAATTATGATTGTGCCTTGGCAGCCCTTCGCAACAAGCTTCCAGATTTTGACCTTAACAAttttactactaaagacaccCCCCCTAAATCCCAGAATACACTGGCGAGTGCCCTTTTTCgtaaaattgtccaagatatggaaATGCATTTCGACATGACGGCTCGGCAGAAAGTGGTTTTCCAGTGCTTACGtgcaccacatgctcaagattttcttctgGCTATCCCTATTGATGGGCTTAGCCAACACATGTCTCCCGTGGAGTatcgtactattctcaaatatcggctcatgatTCCCATTTTCCCAACTGACGAGATATGTCCTGtgtgtcgcaaggcatgtttgg of the Lactuca sativa cultivar Salinas chromosome 6, Lsat_Salinas_v11, whole genome shotgun sequence genome contains:
- the LOC111887515 gene encoding uncharacterized protein LOC111887515, with the protein product MSEMENGQQAVPLSLFECYNMSNIAKLEFATLEVSGKNYVQGETQVFLCKHIDEMLRFEYLDVTDPIIIWNLLKERFDHQKKLILPNARDEWRTLRFQDFKKVNEYSSALFRICSQLKYCGQEVIDEDMLEKTYSTFHAKNITLMQPYRLQKFTRCSKLNACLLIA